Proteins found in one Aspergillus puulaauensis MK2 DNA, chromosome 8, nearly complete sequence genomic segment:
- a CDS encoding uncharacterized protein (COG:S;~EggNog:ENOG410QE07;~InterPro:IPR002490,IPR036770;~TransMembrane:1 (o345-363i);~go_component: GO:0033179 - proton-transporting V-type ATPase, V0 domain [Evidence IEA];~go_function: GO:0015078 - proton transmembrane transporter activity [Evidence IEA];~go_process: GO:1902600 - proton transmembrane transport [Evidence IEA]), protein MWCKRQNTKLHAELTQVTPALGAWVTIIKEEKAIYGALNHFSYKQARRTHIAEAWCPTSSLHFYYLSPVSVLALAAAHGRDNIFQLLYADPTADKADIGVVRGPLIGGNLNIVRTVLDPLPGILPRYDEVYDTTAIIEVAQSRCSEELLRYMLSRKDIDVNHPCDGRDTVLRAAIRSGDMGKFRAVLVHPDLDINQLADYNMTGRGTVLDITLWDHEMGSPEKLPYLKALIARPGMNVNYPGYSYGSTAFGAAALENLTEVMQLLLERDDLDKVPINELDSALGNVEIVRRLLDPALGVTRELIQDAIDGTEAEMLDPFLGGDEYMERAQSVLEILRERIKAIDGFSLLCLYTILFPAYCIMYDR, encoded by the exons atgTGGTGCAAAAGACAAAACACAAAACTTCATGCAGAACTGACGCAGGTTACTCCTGCTCTGGGGGCTTGGGTGACTATTatcaaggaggagaaggctaTCTATGGCGCACTAAATCATTTCTCCTATAAACAGGCGAGGAGAACACACATCGCGGAGGCATGGTGCCCGACCAGCTCCCTTCATTTTTACTATCTGTCACCCGTATCGGTTTTAGCGCTTGCCGCTGCTCATGGCCGGGATAATATTTTCCAACTACTTTATGCTGATCCAACGGCAGACAAAGCGGATATTGGGGTTGTTCGTGGTCCCCTCATCGGTGGAAACCTCAATATTGTGCGGACAGTGCTCGATCCGCTTCCTGGGATTTTGCCGAGATATGATGAAGTATACGATACAACGGCCATTATCGAAGTTGCACAATCAAGGTGCTCGGAAGAGTTGCTTCGCTATATGCTATCACGCAAGGACATCGATGTAAACCACCCCTGTGACGGAAGAGACACGGTTCTACGCGCGGCCATAAGATCTGGAGACATGGGCAAGTTCCGTGCGGtgttggtccatccagatcTGGATATAAACCAACTCGCAGACTATAATATGACCGGTAGAGGAACAGTGCTGGACATTACACTGTGGGATCATGAGATGGGGAGTCCCGAAAAGCTACCTTATTTGAAGGCGTTAATAGCGCGCCCAGGCATGAATGTGAACTACCCTGGATATTCGTACGGGTCTACTGCGTttggtgctgctgctctcgAAAACTTGACTGAGGTGATGCAACTCCTGCTTGAACGTGACGACTTGGACAAAGTACCTATAAACGAGCTAGACT CGGCGCTGGGGAATGTGGAAATTGTAAGGAGACTGCTGGACCCGGCGCTGGGCGTGACAAGGGAGCTTATACAAGATGCCATTGACGGAACAGAGGCCGAAATGTTAGACCCTTTCTTGGGTGGCGATGAATATATGGAACGAGCGCAGAGTGTCCTGGAAATCCTGCGGGAGCGTATAAAGGCAATCGATGGATTCTCGCTGCTCTGCCTATACACTATATTGTTCCCTGCTTATTGCATTATGTATGATAGATAG
- a CDS encoding uncharacterized protein (COG:S;~EggNog:ENOG410PV13): MGDNVAATPAREAEADPGYTPTEIPLPLTWAKTNPLSALHFERVDDLPEFPVSHEHGHAYVVKAGARSREELVQMIHSVQYAWSQQNGRKEQVYSTYLNCHARKWTWKCSGIYCCEFLDQKIRSYHHTSVDDSIWQEMERHQGPDKLLGNDLGKRNAYNYYRSKATLFKMNHACIDQLFDCKPVFKRLTPMGVDGVAAPYIGCSNDTGDLLSKHHRAAGLDSTTMDLELLEELFNKDLLPPDEVWCDGAGILSQEILPPIPKGSYDVAVQKKDRGLSTKQFLESPQLAEFCGQHNASSLAEIHPSFRNTKVIDNLIRKERLKSRQTEDDINGLVRLKETDGGFNEYIQEHYKDGGHTMVLCAYNDQLKVLSQMLSFHIDTSVKRVRSQNVNEILFTTFLPEQHQVITFLRVFSSSDSVDSYFVLFERAFALLARVSGTPVHFRHHHGFGFSDIVIEVTTLYSALGMYLSAIDPENRDVLWNLASACSKMSPDNLATLKQRKAAAGQPSSQSFSPGPGRGRSGAREKYSSLVELIQKYAKPDKDDIIEYKCFLQAILHRPNPNAAIEYYRRLEREEGSRKRPRLDSSLSASTSSEVEILDISPSPFRQCSRDPNEQGVQVSDEQSLDLSNGDNMDAMPSIEPPEPIVPDDTPSYEEKRRELESQKAMAEFEVQLAQAMIREMDAKIRLLELKEEAKELDLIEQRQGLATSLGALSNANINRW, translated from the exons ATGGGCGACAATGTGGCGGCAACTCCCGCGCGGGAAGCGGAGGCAGACCCG GGCTACACTCCTACAGAAATACCGCTTCCCCTTACATGGGCAAAGACCAACCCTCTTAGTGCTCTCCATTTTGAACGCGTCGATGATCTGCCGGAGTTTCCTGTCAGTCATGAACATGGCCATGCATACGTTGTCAAGGCTGGCGCGCGCTCTCGGGAGGAGCTGGTGCAGATGATTCACAGT GTTCAATATGCATGGTCTCAGCAGAATGGAAGGAAGGAACAAGTTTATTCGACATATCTCAACTGCCATGCCAGAAAGTGGACCTGGAAATGCTCGGGGATTTACTGCTGTGAATTTCTGGACCAGAAGATTCGATCTTATCATCATACTTCTGTTGATGACAGCATCTggcaggagatggagagacatCAGGGCCCTGATAAGCTGTTAGGGAATGATCTGGGTAAGCGGAACGCATACAA CTATTATCGCTCCAAGGCTACGCTCTTCAAAATGAACCATGCTTGTATTGATCAACTTTTTGATTGCAAGCCTGTTTTCAAGCGCTTGACACCCATG GGGGTTGATGGCGTCGCCGCTCCATATATCGGCTGCAGTAATGACACAGGGGATCTCTTATCAAAGCATCACCGTGCGGCAGGTCTTGACTCTACAACTATGGATCTTGAGTTGTTGGAAGAGCTTTTTAATAAGGATCTTCTGCCGCCCGATGAAGTGTGGTGCGATGGAGCCGGTATCTTGTCGCAGGAAATACTGCC GCCTATCCCTAAGGGAAGCTATGATGTGGCAGTCCAGAAGAAAGACCGCGGCCTAAGTACCA AACAATTCCTTGAGTCTCCCCAGCTTGCGGAATTTTGCGGGCAGCATAACGCCTCTTCTCTAGCTGAGATCCACCCCAGTTTTCGTAACACAAAAGTGATTGATAACCTCATTCGGAAAGAGCGGTTGAAGTCTCGGCAAACCGAGGACGATATCAATGGTTTAGTTCGATTGAAAGAGACCGATGGGGGTTTCAAC GAGTATATTCAAGAGCATTACAAGGATGGGGGCCATACCATGGTGCTCTGTGCTTATAACGATCAACTCAAAGTATTATCGCAGATGTTATCATTCCACATTGACACGTCGGTAAAGCGTGTCCGCTCACAGAATGTGAATGAGATTCTCTTTACGACCTTTCTTCCAGAACAGCATCAAG TGATTACTTTCCTCCGTGTGTTCAGCAGTTCCGATTCGGTCGACAGCTACTTTGTTCTATTCGAACGGgcctttgctcttcttgcaAGGGTTTCGGGTACCCCCGTCCATTTCCGCCATCACCATGGTTTTGGATTCTCCGATATAGTTATTGAGGTGACAACGCTTTACTCAG CCCTTGGCATGTACCTTTCGGCCATCGACCCTGAGAATCGTGACGTATTATGGAACCTAGCATCGGCTTGCTCAAAGATGAGTCCTGATAATCTGGCTACCCTCAAACAGCGAAAGGCCGCCGCTGGCCAGCCGTCGTCCCAGAGCTTTAgccctggccctggccgtGGCCGTTCTGGTGCTCGAGAGAAATACTCATCCCTTGTAGAATTAATCCAGAA ATATGCGAAACCCGACAAGGACGATATTATCGAGTATAAATGTTTCCTGCAAGCCATCCTGCATCGCCCGAATCCAAATGCAGCTATTGAGTATTACCGCCGCCTTGAACGTGAGGAGG GGAGTCGAAAGCGTCCAAGGTTGGATTCATCTCTCTCGGCGTCAACTTCTAGTGAAGTGGAGATACTGGATATATCACCTTCGCCCTTTAGGCAATGTTCTCGGGACCCCAATGAGCAGGGTGTTCAGGTCTCCGACGAGCAGTCGTTAGATCTGAGTAACGGTGATAATATGGA TGCTATGCCATCAATCGAACCTCCTGAACCTATTGTTCCAGATGATACACCCTCGTATGAAGAAAAACGCAGGGAGCTCGAATCCCAGAAAGCCATGGCTGAATTTGAGGTACAGTTGGCCCAGGCTATGATACGGGAAATGGACGCCAAAATAAGGTTGCTTGAGCTGAAAGAGGAAGCAAAGGAGCTTGACCTGATCGAGCAAAGACAGGGGCTCGCTACGTCTCTGGGAGCCCTTAGCAATGCCAATATTAATAGATGGTAG
- a CDS encoding putative ABC multidrug transporter (COG:Q;~EggNog:ENOG410PKKR;~InterPro:IPR017871,IPR027417,IPR003593,IPR011527, IPR003439,IPR036640;~PFAM:PF00005,PF00664;~TransMembrane:14 (o27-47i68-87o93-113i125-147o153-172i266-287o307-328i379-397o403-424i873-899o919-943i1015-1035o1100-1122i1129-1151o);~go_component: GO:0016021 - integral component of membrane [Evidence IEA];~go_function: GO:0005524 - ATP binding [Evidence IEA];~go_function: GO:0016887 - ATPase activity [Evidence IEA];~go_function: GO:0042626 - ATPase-coupled transmembrane transporter activity [Evidence IEA];~go_process: GO:0055085 - transmembrane transport [Evidence IEA]), with translation MPFTAEEASLFHFDGETFDFNLRFEHLFFSILPSALFIPTSLWRTLCQARKPTVVDARGFQLAKLSAIVIYAGLELTLLVLAAAKTIPTNSMFIASSVLNLMSAFCMVSLSLLDHSRSPRPSFLLNSYLLLTLIFDIAQTRTLFLSSVGKPELTYSSIFCAAIALKAGVLLLEAYQKTRWVTWDAKKHSPEETSGVFSLGVFFWLNRLFLLGYKTVLKSETLYPLDSSFNSEALHEQFVNNVDYSKLKGDKFGLLKVLIRTLKLQLIIPIVPRLALVGFTFCQPLFIERLLVYLSQPEADPNIGYGLISASVFIYSGMAISWALCWYYQHRLRTMVQSILVAETFAGATRSRLGSNGDGAALTLMSTDMERIKSGIRDVHEIWASIIQVGLAAWMLFQRLGVAFVASIGVVIACSTGLGILVNFTGDSQRAWMSGVQKRVGLTATAIGGMKSLKIAGLSTAVSDYIQQLRIDELAAGARFRKISIIAAVFAWLPQIISPPLTFAVTRHTLDASTMFTSLSFLSLLSSPLSRVFQSIFDLISALACLGRIQAFLEGDCHHDFRQNLAEQWRDAEKRHDPESAPHPSDSIAIINASFGWKQDKTVLQKISTQIPRASLTMVIGPVGSGKSTLCKALLGEIPFSDGSVTMNTQLRHVGFCEQTPFLWNGTIRDNIVGYSQFDTRRYTDVIKATALSVDLATLPQGDATNIGSDGVALSGGQKQRVSLARALYLDSDLLILDDVFSGLDADTEEQVFQDVFGNDGLLRSRKSTVVICTHSVRHLPAADYIIALNDGRIVEQGSFNSLSTRPGYVQRLGFKTGLETTTNAASSPKRKPASTASKGGTSLPVTQGPEVDAVRQVGDASVYRHYIKSMGWFVAGCGLLFAALWGLFTNFPTIWLTYWSDAGTSGYQSHSHAYYAGIYALLQVSAIIALLLLGIALFIVSVKKAGAKLHKQVLQTLMKAPLSFLTKTDTGVVTNLFSQDLNLIDTELPDATLNTLFCTFQCLGQAAVMLTSSLYLAISYPILGGLLYGVQKFYLRTSRQLRLLDLEAKSPLYTHFLDTIKGIATLRSFGFLTDDIHKNAQLIDSSQRPAYLLLMVQEWLNLVLNLVVMIIAAVLTTLAVCMRSNSAFAGASLFSLMSFGSNLSGIVIYYTKLETSIGAIARLKTFNETVAPEDQDNEDIVPDENWPECGMVELKGASARYGPKSDDNNTESEIPLALDNITLTIQPGEKVAICGRTGSGKSSLLALLLKILDPLSTATGESQISIDNTPLDRIDRRTLRQRLIALPQDPVFLPDGSTFRTNLDPSHAATAAECQAVLESIGLWDFVQVRDGLDAPFNTGTFSAGQKQLFSLGRALLRRIIRGRSSSHPGVGNGNGGILLLDEVSSSVDRETERVMQMIIQAEFKDYTVIAVSHRLDMIMDFDRVVVMDQGSVVEVGNPETLKGVPGSRFGELVGAAI, from the exons ATGCCTTTCACGGCAGAAGAAGCGAGTTTGTTCCATTTTGATGGAGAAACATTCGATTTCAATCTCCGGTTCGAgcatcttttcttctccatccttcCCTCGGCCCTGTTCATCCCGACTTCGCTATGGCGCACTCTTTGCCAGGCGCGGAAGCCTACTGTGGTGGACGCCCGGGGCTTCCAATTAGCGAAACTG AGTGCGATTGTGATCTATGCCGGGCTGGAGCTGACACTTCTCGTCCTGGCCGCCGCCAAAACCATCCCTACAAATAGCATGTTCATCGCCTCTTCTGTCCTTAATCTAATGTCTGCATTCTGCATGGTCTCTCTAAGTCTTCTAGACCATAGCCGCAGCCCACGGCCATCCTTTCTTTTGAACAGCTACTTGCTACTCACGCTCATTTTCGATATAGCGCAGACAAGGACCCTGTTTTTGTCATCTGTTGGCAAGCCTGAGCTGACATACAGCAGCATATTCTGTGCAGCCATCGCGCTCAAAGCGGGAGTCTTGCTCTTGGAGGCTTACCAGAAGACTAGATGGGTTACTTGGGACGCGAAGAAACACAGTCCGGAGGAGACTAGTGGAGTTTTCTCCCTGGGTGTTTTCTTCTGGCTGAATAGACTGTTTCTGTTGGGATATAAAACTGTCCTTAAGAGCGAAACTCTCTACCCTCTTGACAGCTCCTTTAATTCCGAAGCCCTTCATGAGCAGTTCGTAAATAATGTGGATTACTCCAAGCTCAAAGGCGACAAATTCGGTCTTCTCAAGGTGTTGATACGCACATTGAAACTGCAACTTATCATTCCAATTGTGCCTAGGCTTGCACTGGTTGGGTTCACCTTCTGCCAGCCCCTTTTCATCGAGAGGCTGTTAGTATATCTCTCCCAGCCGGAAGCTGACCCAAATATCGGTTATGGCCTTATCAGCGCCAGCGTATTCATCTACTCTGGGATGGCGATTTCCTGGGCGTTGTGCTG GTACTATCAGCATCGATTACGTACTATGGTACAGTCGATCCTTGTTGCAGAGACCTTTGCAGGCGCCACAAGATCTCGTCTCGGATCGAACGGCGATGGTGCTGCTCTGACCCTAATGAGCACGGACATGGAGCGCATCAAATCGGGAATCCGTGATGTGCACGAGATATGGGCGAGTATCATCCAAGTGGGTCTTGCAGCTTGGATGTTGTTCCAGCGGCTTGGTGTCGCCTTCGTCGCATCCATAGGGGTAGTTATAGCCTGTTCCACCGGGTTAGGGATCCTAGTCAACTTCACTGGTGATTCGCAACGAGCATGGATGTCTGGCGTGCAGAAACGGGTTGGCCTAACAGCCACCGCAATCGGTGGTATGAAATCGCTGAAGATCGCTGGCCTGTCCACGGCTGTGAGCGATtacatccagcagctccgcATCGACGAGCTCGCAGCTGGTGCTCGTTTCCGCAAGATATCCATCATTGCAGCCGTCTTTGCGTGGTTGCCTCAGATTATCAGTCCTCCGTTGACTTTTGCAGTTACTCGTCACACACTTGATGCGTCGACCATGTTCACCAGCCTGTCATTCTTGTCGCTACTGTCGAGCCCCCTCTCTCGGGTTTTCCAGTCCATTTTTGATCTTATTTCCGCACTGGCCTGTTTAGGCCGGATCCAAGCCTTTTTGGAGGGCGATTGCCATCATGACTTCCGCCAGAATCTGGCTGAGCAGTGGCGGGATGCAGAAAAGCGACATGACCCTGAGAGCGCTCCTCATCCCTCAGACTCCATTGCCATCATAAACGCAAGCTTTGGCTGGAAGCAAGACAAGACTGTCTTGCAGAAAATCAGCACTCAAATTCCTCGCGCATCACTTACAATGGTCATCGGACCAGTGGGCTCGGGCAAATCAACATTATGCAAGGCCCTTTTAGGCGAGATCCCATTCAGCGATGGAAGTGTAACCATGAATACTCAGCTCAGGCATGTTGGCTTCTGCGAGCAGACGCCCTTTCTTTGGAATGGAACAATCAGGGATAATATCGTTGGATATTCTCAATTTGACACCCGGCGATATACCGACGTCATCAAGGCGACTGCACTGAGTGTCGACCTGGCGACGCTGCCACAAGGCGATGCAACAAATATCGGCTCTGACGGGGTCGCTCTCTCAGGGGGGCAGAAGCAACGGGTGTCTCTCGCGCGAGCACTCTATCTGGATTCGGATCTGTTGATATTAGATGATGTTTTTAGCGGCCTGGATGCCGATACGGAGGAGCAAGTATTTCAGGATGTTTTTGGCAATGATGGTCTGCTTCGAAGTCGCAAATCAACGGTGGTGATATGCACACATAGTGTCAGGCACCTTCCAGCGGCAGACTATATTATCGCCCTCAATGACGGCCGTATCGTCGAACAAGGCTCTTTTAACAGCTTATCTACCCGTCCAGGGTATGTCCAGCGATTGGGATTCAAGACTGGTTTGGAAACTACCACCAACGCGGCGTCTAGTCCCAAGCGGAAACCTGCAAGTACGGCATCGAAGGGCGGCACATCATTACCTGTTACACAGGGCCCAGAGGTAGACGCAGTGCGTCAAGTCGGTGATGCTTCTGTTTACAGGCATTATATCAAGAGCATGGGATGGTTCGTCGCAGGGTGTGGTTTGCTCTTCGCAGCGCTATGGGGCCTCTTTACCAATTTCCCTACAATAT GGCTCACGTACTGGAGCGACGCAGGCACCTCCGGATACCAGTCGCACTCGCACGCTTACTATGCAGGGATTTATGCGCTGCTCCAAGTCTCAGCCATTATTGCTCTGCTCCTACTTGGCATAGCGCTCTTCATCGTATCTGTCAAGAAGGCAGGTGCCAAGCTGCATAAGCAAGTCCTGCAAACCTTGATGAAGGCACCCTTGTCGTTCCTTACCAAGACTGATACCGGCGTTGTGACAAATTTGTTCTCTCAGGACCTGAATCTAATTGACACTGAATTACCCGACGCGACATTGAATACGCTATTTTGC ACATTTCAATGCCTCGGGCAAGCGGCTGTGATGCTCACATCGTCACTGTATTTGGCTATCAGTTATCCCATTCTCGGTGGACTGCTCTACGGCGTGCAAAAATTCTACTTGAGGACCTCCCGCCAGTTGAGACTGCTCGATTTGGAGGCGAAGAGTCCATTATA CACGCACTTCTTAGATACTATCAAAGGCATCGCCACACTGAGATCATTTGGTTTCCTCACTGACGACATCCACAAAAATGCGCAATTAATCGACTCGAGTCAACGTCCGGCCTATCTTCTCCTCATGGTCCAGGAGTGGCTGAACCTAGTTCTTAACCTCGTAGTGATGATAATAGCAGCTGTGTTGACCACTCTGGCCGTGTGCATGAGATCCAACTCTGCCTTTGCCGGTGCATCCCTATTCTCCTTGATGAGTTTCGGTAGCAATCTATCCGGGATTGTCATATACTACACGAAGTTGGAAACTTCCATAGGTGCAATTGCGCGGCTGAAGACGTTTAATGAGACAGTGGCTCCAGAGGACCAGGACAATGAGGATATTGTTCCGGATGAAAACTGGCCGGAGTGCGGGATGGTCGAGTTGAAGGGGGCATCTGCACGATATGG acCAAAGAGCGACGACAATAATACCGAAAGCGAAATCCCACTGGCCCTAGACAATATTACCCTCACAATCCAACCGGGCGAAAAAGTCGCCATTTGCGGACGCACAGGCAGCGGCAAATCAAgcctcctcgcccttctgcTCAAAATCCTCGATCCCCTGTCGACAGCAACAGGGGAATCCCAAATTTCCATAGACAACACTCCATTAGATAGAATCGACCGCAGGACCCTCCGCCAAcgcctcatcgccctcccACAAGACCCCGTATTCTTGCCTGACGGGTCCACCTTCCGCACGAATCTAGACCCCTCTCACGCTGCTACTGCCGCTGAGTGTCAAGCCGTGTTGGAATCAATCGGATTATGGGATTTTGTCCAGGTGCGAGATGGTCTCGATGCGCCTTTTAACACGGGGACATTCAGCGCTGGACAGAAACAGCTCTTTTCGTTGGGGAGGGCACTGTTGAGGAGGATCATTCGGGGTAGGTCTTCGTCTCATCCAGGTGTTGGAAACGGAAATGGAGGCATTCTGCTCCTTGATGAGGTAAGCTCGAGTGTAGACCGGGAAACCGAAAGAGTGATGCAGATGATCATCCAGGCGGAGTTTAAAGACTATACTGTGATTGCAGTCAGTCATCGGCTGGATATGATAATGGATTTCGATAGAGTGGTCGTTATGGATCAGGGATCAGTTGTGGAAGTTGGAAACCCGGAGACGCTGAAGGGCGTGCCTGGGTCGAGGTTTGGGGAGTTAGTTGGGGCTGCGATCTAG
- a CDS encoding uncharacterized protein (COG:S;~EggNog:ENOG410PTVW): MFQLAVECFGARKVPTVDNLERWCYNNQSEGGPDTKNYLQCAGAQMGCWAVLRVMFDAAKAEDEKIGNGGY; this comes from the coding sequence ATGTTCCAACTTGCCGTAGAGTGTTTCGGGGCGAGGAAGGTTCCCACGGTCGACAATCTCGAGCGGTGGTGTTATAACAATCAGAGCGAGGGGGGACCGGATACCAAGAATTATCTACAATGCGCTGGGGCGCAGATGGGTTGCTGGGCAGTGCTCCGGGTCATGTTCGACGCTGCTAAGGCAGAGGACGAGAAAATAGGCAACGGGGGGTATTAA
- a CDS encoding uncharacterized protein (TransMembrane:1 (o51-74i)) has protein sequence MQECGFRGGHSIPAELVVSMGHEKVFELLLCQSGRRVMQRQRVAKPFHLQFFYIGEGVCLAELFVFEIIGMLLTRSKSRIFTVRVVSPSTVYWCSAMSCSRPKSSSSSSFHNSASSCQSDSLYPKP, from the coding sequence ATGCAAGAGTGTGGATTCAGAGGTGGCCACTCGATCCCAGCCGAACTTGTCGTCAGCATGGGCCATGAAAAAGTCTTTGAGCTCCTTCTCTGCCAGAGTGGACGCCGCGTGATGCAGCGGCAGCGCGTCGCGAAGCCTTTCCATCTTCAGTTTTTTTACATCGGTGAAGGGGTCTGTCTCGCGGAGCTTTTCGTCTTCGAGATCATCGGCATGCTCCTGACGAGGAGCAAGAGCCGAATATTCACCGTTCGTGTGGTGTCACCGTCGACGGTATACTGGTGCTCTGCAATGTCCTGTTCACGACCAaaatcttcctcctcgtcttcgttccacaactctgcttcctcctgccaatCTGATTCACTGTATCCAAAGCCATAA
- a CDS encoding NAD(P)-dependent alcohol dehydrogenase (COG:Q;~EggNog:ENOG410PJ7N;~InterPro:IPR011032,IPR020843,IPR036291;~PFAM:PF13602,PF00107;~go_function: GO:0016491 - oxidoreductase activity [Evidence IEA]) has product MAHRPTMKAWLYDSTSPSVVQNLTFNASARSPPSPSRPSQLLIKVLSTALNPADCKVPEQSTILGYTLICKLPASPGLDFAGEVVATHPSHNGEFKTGQRVYGCLARPREFGTTGEYILVNQNDLAPLPKEGVSVDNAACLGVAVRTAYQSVKPYLTKPEMKVFINGGSGGCGVFAIQFAKMLGAHVTVTCSTKNIGLVESLGADQVIDYTAVDVTEALKGMGLVFDLVLDHIGIPMDLYAQAHHFLKGSGTWVQVGAGSMMTAVWRLITPRFLGGGRRWFVPLAMKNSKEDLVELGQLLAQKKFRVVVDEVFGFENVPEAYKKLGTGRARGKIVVRVAESD; this is encoded by the coding sequence ATGGCCCATCGACCTACGATGAAAGCCTGGCTCTACGACAGCACATCTCCCTCCGTCGTCCAAAACctcaccttcaacgcctccgcCCGCTCCCCACCGTCCCCCTCACGACCCTCCCAGCTCCTCATAAAAGTGCTCTCCACGGCCCTGAACCCAGCAGACTGCAAAGTCCCCGAACAATCCACCATCCTCGGCTACACCCTCATCTGCAAATTACCCGCCTCCCCGGGCCTCGACTTCGCCGGCGAAGTCGTCGCCACACACCCTTCGCACAATGGCGAGTTCAAAACCGGTCAGCGCGTTTACGGCTGTCTCGCGCGCCCAAGAGAATTCGGTACAACAGGGGAATATATCCTCGTTAATCAAAACGATCTAGCGCCCTTGCCAAAAGAAGGGGTGAGCGTCGACAACGCAGCCTGTCTGGGAGTCGCCGTGCGCACAGCGTACCAGTCTGTAAAGCCGTACCTAACGAAACCGGAGATGAAAGTCTTTATAAACGGGGGCTCGGGCGGGTGCGGGGTCTTCGCGATCCAGTTCGCGAAGATGCTAGGCGCGCATGTTACGGTTACCTGTTCGACGAAGAATATCGGGCTCGTGGAATCTCTCGGTGCTGACCAGGTTATTGATTACACGGCTGTGGATGTTACGGAGGCACTCAAGGGGATGGGGTTGGTATTTGACCTTGTTCTCGACCATATTGGGATTCCCATGGATTTGTATGCGCAGGCGCATCATTTCCTGAAGGGGAGTGGGACGTGGGTGCAGGTTGGGGCGGGTAGTATGATGACTGCTGTGTGGAGGCTTATTACGCCGCGGTTcctgggaggagggaggaggtggttTGTTCcactggcgatgaagaaCTCGAAGGAGGATCTTGTGGAGCTTGGGCAGCTGCTGGCGCAGAAGAAGTTCCGCGTTGTGGTTGATGAGGTGTTTGGGTTTGAGAATGTGCCTGAGGCGTATAAGAAGTTGGGgactgggagggcgagggggaAGATCGTTGTGAGGGTTGCGGAGAGCGATTGA